The Paenibacillus uliginis N3/975 genome has a window encoding:
- a CDS encoding SDR family oxidoreductase — protein sequence MSKVYPYFGFKTVCEEQPISFPPQHQDCQPGLESLMDPRPISEDPEYRGSGKLAGKIAIITGGDSGIGKAAAIAFTKEGANVVIPYLYETSDAEETKERIEQLGRQCLPIKIDLRFKANCFAVMEQTIARFGRLDILVNNHAVQYVQHSILDISEQQLYHTYHTNVFPFFFMIQAALPHLSRGDSIINTASITAYQGAKELIDYSSTKGAIVSLTRSLALSLVDQGIRVNCVAPGPVWTPLIPSSYSAEEVSVFGTDTPMKRAAQPYELAPAYVYLASNDSSFVTGEAIHVNGGDMITS from the coding sequence ATGAGCAAGGTCTACCCGTACTTCGGGTTCAAAACCGTCTGTGAGGAGCAGCCCATCTCGTTCCCGCCGCAGCATCAGGATTGTCAGCCGGGACTAGAGAGCCTGATGGATCCCCGTCCGATCAGTGAGGACCCTGAATACCGGGGAAGCGGGAAGCTGGCAGGCAAAATTGCCATCATTACCGGCGGTGACAGTGGGATCGGCAAAGCGGCTGCCATTGCTTTTACCAAAGAAGGGGCCAATGTGGTCATTCCATACTTATATGAAACGAGCGACGCGGAGGAGACGAAGGAGCGTATAGAACAGCTTGGACGGCAATGTCTGCCGATCAAAATCGACCTCCGCTTTAAAGCCAACTGCTTCGCTGTGATGGAACAGACGATAGCGAGATTTGGAAGGCTTGATATACTCGTCAATAACCATGCCGTGCAATACGTCCAGCACAGCATACTGGACATCTCAGAACAGCAGCTCTATCACACGTACCACACGAATGTGTTTCCTTTCTTTTTCATGATACAGGCGGCTTTACCTCATCTGTCACGCGGAGATTCCATCATTAATACAGCATCTATTACCGCTTATCAAGGGGCCAAAGAACTCATCGATTACTCTTCGACCAAGGGTGCTATCGTCTCCCTCACCCGTTCCCTTGCCCTCTCTCTCGTTGACCAGGGCATTCGCGTGAACTGCGTAGCCCCAGGACCGGTATGGACACCGCTTATCCCATCCAGCTACTCCGCCGAGGAAGTATCGGTATTTGGTACGGATACGCCAATGAAGCGGGCCGCTCAGCCGTATGAACTTGCGCCTGCTTACGTATATCTGGCTTCGAATGACTCCTCCTTTGTAACAGGTGAGGCCATTCATGTAAACGGCGGAGATATGATCACCAGCTAA
- a CDS encoding phosphotransferase family protein: protein MTTQIYFSSNKLGEVNGEQLQSVLDRFDLGRLISFCRTDQGAMGQTLLVSSSAGEFVLKGNPVFAGQFLEERYFIEYLDQHTDIPVPTPYLVDEGDDIFGWSYSLMPRLPGSHLFSPELEAELNPQDESDIAVLLADTLLQLHRWKVDQPGEFDPATGNVRPFHDSYTTWLFDTIKYWLDDAKRYSEIIAEDTAWVEELLKESKEAFDDLKYPCFVMGDFKPGNLLLQQSTDSWKVSGLFDFTTSYFGDGIADLPKMTALYLENGKEGTARQFLQAYKAGLQSCDQDVFEKRFKVHMLYQRILFWGCAQATNTVTWDTHLSFSAWASPFMEAATGL, encoded by the coding sequence TTGACTACACAAATATACTTTTCTTCCAATAAGTTAGGTGAAGTCAACGGGGAACAGCTGCAGAGTGTGCTGGACCGGTTTGATCTGGGGAGGCTGATTTCCTTCTGTAGGACGGATCAAGGGGCCATGGGACAGACCCTGCTTGTGTCTTCATCAGCTGGTGAGTTTGTTCTTAAAGGCAATCCTGTGTTTGCCGGACAGTTTTTGGAGGAGCGATATTTCATCGAATATTTGGATCAGCATACCGACATCCCGGTGCCCACACCGTATCTTGTGGATGAGGGCGATGATATTTTTGGGTGGAGCTATTCGCTTATGCCGCGACTGCCAGGAAGTCATCTGTTCTCTCCCGAACTGGAAGCAGAACTTAACCCACAAGATGAATCAGACATAGCCGTCCTACTTGCCGACACGCTGCTCCAGCTCCACCGCTGGAAGGTGGACCAACCCGGTGAATTTGATCCCGCTACAGGGAACGTGCGACCCTTCCACGATTCATACACGACCTGGCTGTTTGATACGATTAAGTACTGGCTGGATGACGCCAAACGTTATTCCGAGATAATTGCTGAAGACACAGCATGGGTGGAAGAGCTGCTGAAAGAATCGAAAGAAGCCTTTGATGATCTGAAGTACCCTTGCTTTGTAATGGGTGATTTCAAGCCCGGAAATCTACTCTTGCAGCAGTCGACAGATTCGTGGAAGGTGAGCGGGCTGTTTGATTTTACGACCTCATATTTTGGCGACGGAATAGCAGATCTTCCCAAAATGACAGCTTTGTATCTGGAAAACGGAAAGGAAGGTACGGCACGTCAGTTCCTCCAAGCGTATAAAGCGGGACTACAATCATGCGATCAGGACGTTTTTGAGAAGCGGTTTAAGGTCCATATGCTGTACCAGCGGATTCTGTTCTGGGGGTGTGCCCAAGCCACAAATACGGTGACATGGGATACTCATTTATCGTTCTCCGCATGGGCAAGCCCGTTCATGGAAGCCGCTACTGGGTTATGA
- a CDS encoding NAD(P)-dependent oxidoreductase — MKIAVVGAAGTIGMRIANEAIRRGHEVTAVVRNPDKLSEHKDKMNIVRADAVDPSSIAEAVKGHDAVISAYGPRFGEEEELLEVARALIEGIRRGGVQRLLIVGGAGSLITDSGEALMDTPEFPEEVRTLAKAHADAYGIYQDCDLDWSYLSPAAIIEPGRRTGQFRIGTDRLITDESGSSRISAEDYAVAMLDELDDPQFIRTRFTVAY, encoded by the coding sequence ATGAAAATAGCGGTTGTTGGAGCAGCAGGAACGATTGGAATGCGGATTGCGAATGAGGCGATTCGGCGAGGCCATGAAGTTACTGCGGTAGTTCGAAACCCGGATAAGCTCAGTGAACATAAAGACAAAATGAACATCGTTCGGGCCGATGCCGTTGATCCTTCTTCGATTGCTGAAGCCGTTAAGGGACATGATGCAGTCATCAGTGCTTACGGACCGAGATTCGGCGAAGAGGAAGAACTGCTGGAAGTGGCACGGGCACTGATTGAAGGAATACGACGCGGGGGTGTGCAGCGGCTACTTATTGTAGGCGGCGCCGGTAGTTTGATTACGGATAGCGGAGAGGCACTAATGGATACACCGGAATTTCCGGAGGAGGTTCGTACTCTAGCGAAGGCCCATGCGGACGCTTATGGCATTTATCAGGACTGTGATCTTGACTGGTCTTATTTAAGTCCAGCGGCGATCATTGAGCCAGGCCGACGTACCGGGCAGTTCCGGATTGGTACGGACCGGCTGATTACGGATGAGAGCGGATCGAGCCGCATCTCAGCGGAAGATTATGCAGTTGCGATGCTGGATGAGCTGGACGATCCGCAATTTATACGGACCCGATTCACAGTGGCGTATTGA